One Danio rerio strain Tuebingen ecotype United States chromosome 9, GRCz12tu, whole genome shotgun sequence genomic region harbors:
- the mcf2lb gene encoding guanine nucleotide exchange factor DBS isoform X25 codes for MQKESSPLFAADVITELKRQFAFLSGGRAQDGSPIIIFPEYPSFCEIGDQEFRNVLTYLTSIPSLSAAGVGFIVVIDRRQDRWTCLKGTLLRISGWFPANLRLVLVLRPSAILQRTLSDVFFKLHRDDFKVPVIMLSSVADLHTYIERNQLTQELGGSQYYCHKTWISHRTDLESFAALVKRMAQRLQVFGRELAETELPSNHLTASSLLNTHTSRKDIFKEDMAGALSQGRKILENIREPVRRDPDSSLNPDQLENLATVHRLLSQLNESSTAFDEFWIQHQNKLELCLKVCQFEHNFQQLRTELDRATETLNAFSAVGISPAQTEHLLQELTNHEKKVCEVLDRVRSLVAEGQGLIDSSQILDDSIAAKCSELEKASENLTQELKDKQTKLTQAMDLHKRLDMMCKWCDDGIYMLASQPLDKCQSQEGAESALSELECYLETANEKQKWEISTVWQEYDNILNNELREQVTRAFEKKASLQEMFDRRRVSLKKLAAKQTRPVQPVAPSPESLSSPAHRDHESICISEDSDSRGSCKQINSDQVDRSSRNASVSEEEETLAVLRRHVMNELLETERAYVEELMCVLQGYAAEMDNPSMAPLIPAALQNKKDVLFGNMQEIYNFHKRIFLRELETYTDYPELVGRCFLDWMGELQIYEKYCHNKPRSESLWRQCSDCAFFQECQKKLEHKLGLDSYLLKPVQRITKYQLLIKEMIKYSKGCEGSVELQAALSSILGILKAVNDSMHLIAITGYDGNLGDLGRLLMQGSFSVWAEHKRGHVKVMELARFKPMQRHLFLHEKALLFCKRREESGEGYEKAPSYSFKQELSMAAIGITEHAKGDSKKFEIWSSSRDEVYTIQAASEEVKTIWVTEIRKLLTGQLEACKEASQQRAPEQFTSESSSTNRLVRNERSSLKSDGVEKQKREEERGKELESIFESRTAERAKGSSFSFETKPKRQDVRSDPTPLGWMKGSLSLDASVEHDGYFSAEEQANSDPEEEREDKLSEEEPQPVRIDEEIQCFEETEEPEE; via the exons ATGCAGAAGGAGTCGAGTCCCCTCTTCGCTGCTGATGTCATCACTGAACTCAAGAGACAGTTTGCGTTCCTGTCTG GTGGAAGAGCACAGGATGGAAGCCCTATCATTATCTTCCCAGAATACCCTTCATTTTGTGAAATAGGAGACCAAGAGTTTCGTAATGTGCTTACATACCTGACAAGTATTcccag TCTGAGTGCAGCAGGTGTGGGCTTTATCGTAGTGATTGACAGACGTCAAGATCGATGGACGTGTTTGAAGGGAACATTGTTGCGTATTTCA GGCTGGTTTCCTGCTAATCTTCGGCTTGTTCTGGTTCTGAGGCCCAGTGCTATACTGCAGCGAACACTTTCTGATGTCTTTTTCAAACTCCACAGAGATGACTTTAAAGTACCG GTTATCATGCTAAGCTCAGTGGCTGATCTCCATACTTATATTGAGAGGAATCAACTGACACAGGAACTTGGCGGTTCTCAGTACTACTGCCACAAAACCTGGATCTCTCACCGCACA GATCTTGAAAGCTTCGCTGCGTTAGTGAAGAGGATGGCTCAGAGACTGCAAGTGTTCGGCAGAGAGCTGGCAGAAACCGAGCTACCCAGCAACCACCTGACAGCCAGCAgtctgcttaatacacacaccaGCAGAAAAGACATCTTCAAA GAAGACATGGCAGGAGCTCTCAGCCAAGGTCGGAAAATCTTGGAGAATATCAGAGAGCCGGTGCGCAGAGATCCGGACAGCAGTTTGAACCCTGACCAGTTGGAGAATCTTGCTACAGTCCACAG GCTCTTATCCCAGCTTAATGAGAGCTCAACAGCATTCGATGAGTTCTGGATTCAGCATCAAAATAAACTGGAGCTATGTCTGAAAGTCTGTCAGTTTGAGCACAACTTTCAGCAG TTGCGAACAGAGCTGGATCGAGCAACTGAAACTCTGAATGCTTTCTCAGCTGTTGGAATAAGCCCCGCCCAAACAGAACACCTCCTTCAAGAGCTGACCAATCATGAAAAGAAAGTCTGT gAAGTGCTGGACAGAGTGAGGTCTCTGGTTGCTGAGGGTCAAGGTTTGATTGACAGCTCTCAGATTCTTGATGACAGTATTGCAGCAAAATGCAGTGAGCTAGAaaaagcaagtgaaaatctcACCCAAGAGCTTAAAGACAAGCAGACCAAGCTGACACAGGCTATGGATCTACATAAAAGACTGGACATG ATGTGTAAATGGTGTGATGATGGGATTTACATGCTGGCATCACAACCACTGGACAAGTGCCAGTCACAGGAGGGGGCAGAGTCAGCGCTATCAGAGCTAGAATGTTACCTGGAGACAGCCAATGAGAAACAGAAGTGGGAAATCAGCACAGTTTGGCAGGAATATGACAACATATTGAACAATGAGCTTAGG GAGCAAGTGACGCGTGCATTTGAGAAGAAAGCCTCACTACAGGAGATGTTTGATAGAAGGAGGGTCAGTCTGAAGAAACTAGCAGCCAAACAAACACGTCCTGTACAACCTGTGGCTCCCAGTCCAGAGTCACTCTCATCTCCTG CTCACAGGGATCATGAGAGCATCTGTATTAGTGAGGACTCGGACAGCAGGGGCTCCTGTAAACAA ATAAACTCTGATCAGGTTGACAGGAGCAGTCGCAATGCTTCTGTATCTGAGGAGGAAGAAACCCTGGCTGTACTGCGCAG GCATGTAATGAACGAGTTATTGGAAACCGAGAGAGCATATGTggaagagcttatgtgtgtgttgcag GGATATGCTGCTGAGATGGACAATCCCTCCATGGCTCCTCTTATTCCTGCTGCCCTGCAGAACAAGAAGGACGTGTTATTTGGGAACATGCAAGAGATATACAATTTCCACAAAAG AATATTTCTCAGAGAGCTGGAGACCTACACTGACTATCCTGAGCTTGTGGGCCGCTGCTTCCTGGACTGG ATGGGGGAGCTGCAAATTTATGAGAAATACTGTCACAACAAACCTCGTTCTGAGAGTCTCTGGAGACAGTGCTCCGACTGCGCCTTTTTCCAG GAGTGTCAGAAGAAACTAGAACACAAGCTGGGACTGGACTCTTACTTACTGAAGCCTGTACAGAGGATCACTAAATACCAACTTCTGATTAAG gagATGATTAAATACAGTAAAGGCTGTGAGGGCTCAGTGGAGCTGCAGGCGGCTCTTTCCTCAATACTGGGAATCCTGAAGGCCGTAAATGACTCAATGCACCTCATCGCCATCACAGGATATGAT GGTAATCTTGGAGACCTGGGTCGTCTGCTGATGCAGGGGTCGTTCAGCGTGTGGGCAGAGCACAAGAGAGGTCATGTGAAGGTGATGGAGCTCGCCAGGTTTAAGCCCATGCAGAGACACCTGTTCCTGCATGAGAAAGCTCTGCTCTTCTGCAAGAGACGAGAGGAGAGCGGAGAGGGATACGAAAAAGCCCCTTCATACAGCTTTAAACAGGAGCTCAGC ATGGCTGCTATTGGAATAACAGAGCATGCTAAAGGGGACAGCAAGAAGTTTGAAATCTGGTCCAGTTCAAGAGACGAGGTGTACACGATACAG GCTGCATCTGAAGAGGTTAAGACCATCTGGGTGACAGAAATCCGCAAACTTCTAACAGGACAACTGGAAGCCTGCAAAG AAGCAAGTCAGCAGAGGGCACCTGAGCAGTTCACCTCAGAGAGCAGCTCAACAAACAG ACTGGTGAGAAATGAGCGTAGTAGCCTCAAGAGTGACGGAGTGGAGAAACAAAAAAGAGAAGAGGAAAGAGGCAAGGAACTTGAGAGCATTTTTGAATCGAGGACAGCCGAAAGGGCAAAAG GATCTTCGTTCAGCTTTGAGACAAAACCAAAACGGCAGGATGTCCGGAGCGACCCTACGCCTCTAG GTTGGATGAAAGGATCTCTCTCGCTGGATGCCTCTGTGGAGCATGATGGATATTTCAGTGCAGAAGAGCAGGCCAACTCTGACCCAGAAGAGGAGAGGGAAGACAAACTG AGTGAAGAAGAACCGCAGCCTGTGAGGATAGATGAAGAGATCCAGTGTTTTGAAGAGACAGAGGAACCTGAGGAATGA
- the mcf2lb gene encoding guanine nucleotide exchange factor DBS isoform X19, with protein sequence MQKESSPLFAADVITELKRQFAFLSGGRAQDGSPIIIFPEYPSFCEIGDQEFRNVLTYLTSIPSLSAAGVGFIVVIDRRQDRWTCLKGTLLRISGWFPANLRLVLVLRPSAILQRTLSDVFFKLHRDDFKVPVIMLSSVADLHTYIERNQLTQELGGSQYYCHKTWISHRTDLESFAALVKRMAQRLQVFGRELAETELPSNHLTASSLLNTHTSRKDIFKEDMAGALSQGRKILENIREPVRRDPDSSLNPDQLENLATVHRLLSQLNESSTAFDEFWIQHQNKLELCLKVCQFEHNFQQLRTELDRATETLNAFSAVGISPAQTEHLLQELTNHEKKVCEVLDRVRSLVAEGQGLIDSSQILDDSIAAKCSELEKASENLTQELKDKQTKLTQAMDLHKRLDMMCKWCDDGIYMLASQPLDKCQSQEGAESALSELECYLETANEKQKWEISTVWQEYDNILNNELREQVTRAFEKKASLQEMFDRRRVSLKKLAAKQTRPVQPVAPSPESLSSPAHRDHESICISEDSDSRGSCKQINSDQVDRSSRNASVSEEEETLAVLRRHVMNELLETERAYVEELMCVLQGYAAEMDNPSMAPLIPAALQNKKDVLFGNMQEIYNFHKRIFLRELETYTDYPELVGRCFLDWMGELQIYEKYCHNKPRSESLWRQCSDCAFFQECQKKLEHKLGLDSYLLKPVQRITKYQLLIKEMIKYSKGCEGSVELQAALSSILGILKAVNDSMHLIAITGYDGNLGDLGRLLMQGSFSVWAEHKRGHVKVMELARFKPMQRHLFLHEKALLFCKRREESGEGYEKAPSYSFKQELSMAAIGITEHAKGDSKKFEIWSSSRDEVYTIQAASEEVKTIWVTEIRKLLTGQLEACKERIFEEPKNEASQQRAPEQFTSESSSTNRLVRNERSSLKSDGVEKQKREEERGKELESIFESRTAERAKGSSFSFETKPKRQDVRSDPTPLETGPHPNLGGVRWFSTSSLFQSRRRGWMKGSLSLDASVEHDGYFSAEEQANSDPEEEREDKLSEEEPQPVRIDEEIQCFEETEEPEE encoded by the exons ATGCAGAAGGAGTCGAGTCCCCTCTTCGCTGCTGATGTCATCACTGAACTCAAGAGACAGTTTGCGTTCCTGTCTG GTGGAAGAGCACAGGATGGAAGCCCTATCATTATCTTCCCAGAATACCCTTCATTTTGTGAAATAGGAGACCAAGAGTTTCGTAATGTGCTTACATACCTGACAAGTATTcccag TCTGAGTGCAGCAGGTGTGGGCTTTATCGTAGTGATTGACAGACGTCAAGATCGATGGACGTGTTTGAAGGGAACATTGTTGCGTATTTCA GGCTGGTTTCCTGCTAATCTTCGGCTTGTTCTGGTTCTGAGGCCCAGTGCTATACTGCAGCGAACACTTTCTGATGTCTTTTTCAAACTCCACAGAGATGACTTTAAAGTACCG GTTATCATGCTAAGCTCAGTGGCTGATCTCCATACTTATATTGAGAGGAATCAACTGACACAGGAACTTGGCGGTTCTCAGTACTACTGCCACAAAACCTGGATCTCTCACCGCACA GATCTTGAAAGCTTCGCTGCGTTAGTGAAGAGGATGGCTCAGAGACTGCAAGTGTTCGGCAGAGAGCTGGCAGAAACCGAGCTACCCAGCAACCACCTGACAGCCAGCAgtctgcttaatacacacaccaGCAGAAAAGACATCTTCAAA GAAGACATGGCAGGAGCTCTCAGCCAAGGTCGGAAAATCTTGGAGAATATCAGAGAGCCGGTGCGCAGAGATCCGGACAGCAGTTTGAACCCTGACCAGTTGGAGAATCTTGCTACAGTCCACAG GCTCTTATCCCAGCTTAATGAGAGCTCAACAGCATTCGATGAGTTCTGGATTCAGCATCAAAATAAACTGGAGCTATGTCTGAAAGTCTGTCAGTTTGAGCACAACTTTCAGCAG TTGCGAACAGAGCTGGATCGAGCAACTGAAACTCTGAATGCTTTCTCAGCTGTTGGAATAAGCCCCGCCCAAACAGAACACCTCCTTCAAGAGCTGACCAATCATGAAAAGAAAGTCTGT gAAGTGCTGGACAGAGTGAGGTCTCTGGTTGCTGAGGGTCAAGGTTTGATTGACAGCTCTCAGATTCTTGATGACAGTATTGCAGCAAAATGCAGTGAGCTAGAaaaagcaagtgaaaatctcACCCAAGAGCTTAAAGACAAGCAGACCAAGCTGACACAGGCTATGGATCTACATAAAAGACTGGACATG ATGTGTAAATGGTGTGATGATGGGATTTACATGCTGGCATCACAACCACTGGACAAGTGCCAGTCACAGGAGGGGGCAGAGTCAGCGCTATCAGAGCTAGAATGTTACCTGGAGACAGCCAATGAGAAACAGAAGTGGGAAATCAGCACAGTTTGGCAGGAATATGACAACATATTGAACAATGAGCTTAGG GAGCAAGTGACGCGTGCATTTGAGAAGAAAGCCTCACTACAGGAGATGTTTGATAGAAGGAGGGTCAGTCTGAAGAAACTAGCAGCCAAACAAACACGTCCTGTACAACCTGTGGCTCCCAGTCCAGAGTCACTCTCATCTCCTG CTCACAGGGATCATGAGAGCATCTGTATTAGTGAGGACTCGGACAGCAGGGGCTCCTGTAAACAA ATAAACTCTGATCAGGTTGACAGGAGCAGTCGCAATGCTTCTGTATCTGAGGAGGAAGAAACCCTGGCTGTACTGCGCAG GCATGTAATGAACGAGTTATTGGAAACCGAGAGAGCATATGTggaagagcttatgtgtgtgttgcag GGATATGCTGCTGAGATGGACAATCCCTCCATGGCTCCTCTTATTCCTGCTGCCCTGCAGAACAAGAAGGACGTGTTATTTGGGAACATGCAAGAGATATACAATTTCCACAAAAG AATATTTCTCAGAGAGCTGGAGACCTACACTGACTATCCTGAGCTTGTGGGCCGCTGCTTCCTGGACTGG ATGGGGGAGCTGCAAATTTATGAGAAATACTGTCACAACAAACCTCGTTCTGAGAGTCTCTGGAGACAGTGCTCCGACTGCGCCTTTTTCCAG GAGTGTCAGAAGAAACTAGAACACAAGCTGGGACTGGACTCTTACTTACTGAAGCCTGTACAGAGGATCACTAAATACCAACTTCTGATTAAG gagATGATTAAATACAGTAAAGGCTGTGAGGGCTCAGTGGAGCTGCAGGCGGCTCTTTCCTCAATACTGGGAATCCTGAAGGCCGTAAATGACTCAATGCACCTCATCGCCATCACAGGATATGAT GGTAATCTTGGAGACCTGGGTCGTCTGCTGATGCAGGGGTCGTTCAGCGTGTGGGCAGAGCACAAGAGAGGTCATGTGAAGGTGATGGAGCTCGCCAGGTTTAAGCCCATGCAGAGACACCTGTTCCTGCATGAGAAAGCTCTGCTCTTCTGCAAGAGACGAGAGGAGAGCGGAGAGGGATACGAAAAAGCCCCTTCATACAGCTTTAAACAGGAGCTCAGC ATGGCTGCTATTGGAATAACAGAGCATGCTAAAGGGGACAGCAAGAAGTTTGAAATCTGGTCCAGTTCAAGAGACGAGGTGTACACGATACAG GCTGCATCTGAAGAGGTTAAGACCATCTGGGTGACAGAAATCCGCAAACTTCTAACAGGACAACTGGAAGCCTGCAAAG AAAGGATCTTTGAGGAACCAAAAAATG AAGCAAGTCAGCAGAGGGCACCTGAGCAGTTCACCTCAGAGAGCAGCTCAACAAACAG ACTGGTGAGAAATGAGCGTAGTAGCCTCAAGAGTGACGGAGTGGAGAAACAAAAAAGAGAAGAGGAAAGAGGCAAGGAACTTGAGAGCATTTTTGAATCGAGGACAGCCGAAAGGGCAAAAG GATCTTCGTTCAGCTTTGAGACAAAACCAAAACGGCAGGATGTCCGGAGCGACCCTACGCCTCTAG AAACAGGGCCACACCCTAACTTGGGCGGAGTCAGGTGGTTCAGTACATCAAGCCTGTTTCAGAGTCGTAGGAGAG GTTGGATGAAAGGATCTCTCTCGCTGGATGCCTCTGTGGAGCATGATGGATATTTCAGTGCAGAAGAGCAGGCCAACTCTGACCCAGAAGAGGAGAGGGAAGACAAACTG AGTGAAGAAGAACCGCAGCCTGTGAGGATAGATGAAGAGATCCAGTGTTTTGAAGAGACAGAGGAACCTGAGGAATGA
- the mcf2lb gene encoding guanine nucleotide exchange factor DBS isoform X24, whose amino-acid sequence MQKESSPLFAADVITELKRQFAFLSGGRAQDGSPIIIFPEYPSFCEIGDQEFRNVLTYLTSIPSLSAAGVGFIVVIDRRQDRWTCLKGTLLRISGWFPANLRLVLVLRPSAILQRTLSDVFFKLHRDDFKVPVIMLSSVADLHTYIERNQLTQELGGSQYYCHKTWISHRTDLESFAALVKRMAQRLQVFGRELAETELPSNHLTASSLLNTHTSRKDIFKEDMAGALSQGRKILENIREPVRRDPDSSLNPDQLENLATVHRLLSQLNESSTAFDEFWIQHQNKLELCLKVCQFEHNFQQLRTELDRATETLNAFSAVGISPAQTEHLLQELTNHEKKVCEVLDRVRSLVAEGQGLIDSSQILDDSIAAKCSELEKASENLTQELKDKQTKLTQAMDLHKRLDMMCKWCDDGIYMLASQPLDKCQSQEGAESALSELECYLETANEKQKWEISTVWQEYDNILNNELREQVTRAFEKKASLQEMFDRRRVSLKKLAAKQTRPVQPVAPSPESLSSPAHRDHESICISEDSDSRGSCKQINSDQVDRSSRNASVSEEEETLAVLRRHVMNELLETERAYVEELMCVLQGYAAEMDNPSMAPLIPAALQNKKDVLFGNMQEIYNFHKRIFLRELETYTDYPELVGRCFLDWMGELQIYEKYCHNKPRSESLWRQCSDCAFFQECQKKLEHKLGLDSYLLKPVQRITKYQLLIKEMIKYSKGCEGSVELQAALSSILGILKAVNDSMHLIAITGYDGNLGDLGRLLMQGSFSVWAEHKRGHVKVMELARFKPMQRHLFLHEKALLFCKRREESGEGYEKAPSYSFKQELSMAAIGITEHAKGDSKKFEIWSSSRDEVYTIQAASEEVKTIWVTEIRKLLTGQLEACKERIFEEPKNEASQQRAPEQFTSESSSTNRLVRNERSSLKSDGVEKQKREEERGKELESIFESRTAERAKGSSFSFETKPKRQDVRSDPTPLGWMKGSLSLDASVEHDGYFSAEEQANSDPEEEREDKLSEEEPQPVRIDEEIQCFEETEEPEE is encoded by the exons ATGCAGAAGGAGTCGAGTCCCCTCTTCGCTGCTGATGTCATCACTGAACTCAAGAGACAGTTTGCGTTCCTGTCTG GTGGAAGAGCACAGGATGGAAGCCCTATCATTATCTTCCCAGAATACCCTTCATTTTGTGAAATAGGAGACCAAGAGTTTCGTAATGTGCTTACATACCTGACAAGTATTcccag TCTGAGTGCAGCAGGTGTGGGCTTTATCGTAGTGATTGACAGACGTCAAGATCGATGGACGTGTTTGAAGGGAACATTGTTGCGTATTTCA GGCTGGTTTCCTGCTAATCTTCGGCTTGTTCTGGTTCTGAGGCCCAGTGCTATACTGCAGCGAACACTTTCTGATGTCTTTTTCAAACTCCACAGAGATGACTTTAAAGTACCG GTTATCATGCTAAGCTCAGTGGCTGATCTCCATACTTATATTGAGAGGAATCAACTGACACAGGAACTTGGCGGTTCTCAGTACTACTGCCACAAAACCTGGATCTCTCACCGCACA GATCTTGAAAGCTTCGCTGCGTTAGTGAAGAGGATGGCTCAGAGACTGCAAGTGTTCGGCAGAGAGCTGGCAGAAACCGAGCTACCCAGCAACCACCTGACAGCCAGCAgtctgcttaatacacacaccaGCAGAAAAGACATCTTCAAA GAAGACATGGCAGGAGCTCTCAGCCAAGGTCGGAAAATCTTGGAGAATATCAGAGAGCCGGTGCGCAGAGATCCGGACAGCAGTTTGAACCCTGACCAGTTGGAGAATCTTGCTACAGTCCACAG GCTCTTATCCCAGCTTAATGAGAGCTCAACAGCATTCGATGAGTTCTGGATTCAGCATCAAAATAAACTGGAGCTATGTCTGAAAGTCTGTCAGTTTGAGCACAACTTTCAGCAG TTGCGAACAGAGCTGGATCGAGCAACTGAAACTCTGAATGCTTTCTCAGCTGTTGGAATAAGCCCCGCCCAAACAGAACACCTCCTTCAAGAGCTGACCAATCATGAAAAGAAAGTCTGT gAAGTGCTGGACAGAGTGAGGTCTCTGGTTGCTGAGGGTCAAGGTTTGATTGACAGCTCTCAGATTCTTGATGACAGTATTGCAGCAAAATGCAGTGAGCTAGAaaaagcaagtgaaaatctcACCCAAGAGCTTAAAGACAAGCAGACCAAGCTGACACAGGCTATGGATCTACATAAAAGACTGGACATG ATGTGTAAATGGTGTGATGATGGGATTTACATGCTGGCATCACAACCACTGGACAAGTGCCAGTCACAGGAGGGGGCAGAGTCAGCGCTATCAGAGCTAGAATGTTACCTGGAGACAGCCAATGAGAAACAGAAGTGGGAAATCAGCACAGTTTGGCAGGAATATGACAACATATTGAACAATGAGCTTAGG GAGCAAGTGACGCGTGCATTTGAGAAGAAAGCCTCACTACAGGAGATGTTTGATAGAAGGAGGGTCAGTCTGAAGAAACTAGCAGCCAAACAAACACGTCCTGTACAACCTGTGGCTCCCAGTCCAGAGTCACTCTCATCTCCTG CTCACAGGGATCATGAGAGCATCTGTATTAGTGAGGACTCGGACAGCAGGGGCTCCTGTAAACAA ATAAACTCTGATCAGGTTGACAGGAGCAGTCGCAATGCTTCTGTATCTGAGGAGGAAGAAACCCTGGCTGTACTGCGCAG GCATGTAATGAACGAGTTATTGGAAACCGAGAGAGCATATGTggaagagcttatgtgtgtgttgcag GGATATGCTGCTGAGATGGACAATCCCTCCATGGCTCCTCTTATTCCTGCTGCCCTGCAGAACAAGAAGGACGTGTTATTTGGGAACATGCAAGAGATATACAATTTCCACAAAAG AATATTTCTCAGAGAGCTGGAGACCTACACTGACTATCCTGAGCTTGTGGGCCGCTGCTTCCTGGACTGG ATGGGGGAGCTGCAAATTTATGAGAAATACTGTCACAACAAACCTCGTTCTGAGAGTCTCTGGAGACAGTGCTCCGACTGCGCCTTTTTCCAG GAGTGTCAGAAGAAACTAGAACACAAGCTGGGACTGGACTCTTACTTACTGAAGCCTGTACAGAGGATCACTAAATACCAACTTCTGATTAAG gagATGATTAAATACAGTAAAGGCTGTGAGGGCTCAGTGGAGCTGCAGGCGGCTCTTTCCTCAATACTGGGAATCCTGAAGGCCGTAAATGACTCAATGCACCTCATCGCCATCACAGGATATGAT GGTAATCTTGGAGACCTGGGTCGTCTGCTGATGCAGGGGTCGTTCAGCGTGTGGGCAGAGCACAAGAGAGGTCATGTGAAGGTGATGGAGCTCGCCAGGTTTAAGCCCATGCAGAGACACCTGTTCCTGCATGAGAAAGCTCTGCTCTTCTGCAAGAGACGAGAGGAGAGCGGAGAGGGATACGAAAAAGCCCCTTCATACAGCTTTAAACAGGAGCTCAGC ATGGCTGCTATTGGAATAACAGAGCATGCTAAAGGGGACAGCAAGAAGTTTGAAATCTGGTCCAGTTCAAGAGACGAGGTGTACACGATACAG GCTGCATCTGAAGAGGTTAAGACCATCTGGGTGACAGAAATCCGCAAACTTCTAACAGGACAACTGGAAGCCTGCAAAG AAAGGATCTTTGAGGAACCAAAAAATG AAGCAAGTCAGCAGAGGGCACCTGAGCAGTTCACCTCAGAGAGCAGCTCAACAAACAG ACTGGTGAGAAATGAGCGTAGTAGCCTCAAGAGTGACGGAGTGGAGAAACAAAAAAGAGAAGAGGAAAGAGGCAAGGAACTTGAGAGCATTTTTGAATCGAGGACAGCCGAAAGGGCAAAAG GATCTTCGTTCAGCTTTGAGACAAAACCAAAACGGCAGGATGTCCGGAGCGACCCTACGCCTCTAG GTTGGATGAAAGGATCTCTCTCGCTGGATGCCTCTGTGGAGCATGATGGATATTTCAGTGCAGAAGAGCAGGCCAACTCTGACCCAGAAGAGGAGAGGGAAGACAAACTG AGTGAAGAAGAACCGCAGCCTGTGAGGATAGATGAAGAGATCCAGTGTTTTGAAGAGACAGAGGAACCTGAGGAATGA